The nucleotide window GGGGTGGGGGTGGCGGGGCTCATGGCCATCGCCACCGCCAAGCGCCTGGGGGCCCAGGTGTTCGCCTACGACGTGCGCAAGGCGGCGGTGGAGCAGGCCCTTTCCTTGGGGGCCAAGCCCATTGAGCTGCCCATCAGTGCCGAAGGGGAGGGGGGTTACGCTCGCGAACTCACCGAGGAGGAAAAGCGCATCCAACACGAAGCCTTACGGGAACACGTGGCGGGGATGGACGCCATCATCACCACCGCCCAGGTCCCGGGCCGGCGGGCCCCCATCCTCCTCACCGAGGACATGGTGGAGCGCTTGAAGCCGGGCACGGTGGTGGTGGATCTGGCCGCGGAAAGCGGGGGTAACTGCGTCCTCACCAAGCCCGGAGAGGTGGTGGAGGTGAGGGGGGTTAGGATCTATGGCCCCTTGAACCTCCCCAGCGAGCTTTCCGTACACGCCTCGGAGATGTACGCCAAGAACCTTCTCAATCTTTCGGGCCTGCTTATAGAAAAGGGCGAGTTCGCCCCCAAGTGGGAGGACGAGATCGTCCAGGGAGCGCTTCTGATGAGGGAAGGCGAGATCCTGCACGGGCCCACCAAGGCCCTCGTGGGAGGTGCGTGATGGAGTTTGGCTTCTGGTCTGCCCTTTACATCTTTGTGCTCACGGCCTTCTTGGGTTACGAGCTCATCACCCGGGTGCCCGTGATCCTCCACACCCCCTTGATGTCGGGGTCCAACTTCATCCACGGGGTGGTGGTGGTGGGGGCCATGGTGGTCTTGGGGCATGCGGAAACTGGCTTGGAAAAGCTCATTGGCTTCCTGGGGGTGATCCTGGGGGCGGCCAACGCCGCCGGGGGGTATGCGGTGACGGTGCGCATGCTGGAGATGTTTGAGAAAAAGCCGGGCAAGGGGGGTGGTCAGTAATGGATCTCATCCAAGCAGCCTACTTTGTGGTGGCCATCCTCTTCATCGTGGGGTTAAAGCGCATGGCCCACCCCACCACCGCCAAAAGCGGCATCGTGTGGGCGGGCTGGGGCATGGCCTTGGCGGTGGTGGCCACCTTCTTCTGGCCGGGGATGCACAACTTTGGCCTCATGCTCATCGCCCTCTTGGTGGGCTCGGTGGTGGCTTGGTGGGCGGCGGTCAAGGTGGCCATGACCGACATGCCCCAGATGGTGGCCATCTACAACGGCATGGGTGGGGGTGCGGCGGCCACCATCGCCGCGGTGGAGCTCCTGAAGGGGGCCTTTGAGAACCCGGGCCTCATGGCCTTGGCCATCCTGGGCGGCCTCATCGGGAGCGTGGCCTTCACGGGAAGCCTCATCGCCTTTGCCAAGCTTCAGGGAATCATGAAAAGCCGGCCCATCGTTTTCCCCGGGCAGAAGGTGGTGAACGCCCTGGTCCTTCTCATCACGGTTCTCTTGGGCTTCTCCCTGCTCTGGAACGATCCCACCCTCAGCATCGTGCTCTTCTTCCTCCTGGCTTTGCTTTTCGGCATTCTCATGACCCTACCCATCGGCGGCGGGGACATGCCCGTGGCCATCTCCTTCTACAACGCCTTTACCGGCATGGCCGTGGGCTTTGAGGGTTTTGCCGTGGGGAACCCGGCCTTGATGGTGGCGGGAACCCTGGTGGGGGCGGCGGGTACCCTTCTCACCGTGCTGATGGCCCGGGCCATGAACCGCTCCGTCATGAGCGTACTCATGGGTGGGTTTGGCGTGGAGCAGGAGGCGGGGGAGGTCAAGGGGAGCCTCAAGCCCATTGACGTGGAGGATGCCGCCGTGATGCTGGCCTATGCGGGGAAGGTGGTCTTTGTGCCGGGGTATGGCATGGCCCTCTCCCAGGCCCAGCACAAGGTAAAGGAGCTGGCGGACCTCCTGGAGAGCAAGGGGGTGGAGGTGAAGTTCGCCATCCACCCGGTGGCGGGGCGGATGCCCGGGCACATGAACGTGCTCCTGGCCGAGGCCGGGGTGGATTACGACAAGCTCAAGGACCTCGAGGAGATCAACCCCGAGTTCCCCACCGTGGACGTGGCGGTGGTGATCGGGGCCAACGACGTGGTGAACCCCGCCGCCCGCCGCCCGGGAAGCCCCCTTTACGGCATGCCCATCCTGGACGTGGACAAGGCCAAGAACGTGATCGTCATCAAGCGGGGCCAGGGCAAGGGCTTTGCTGGGGTGGAGAACGAGCTCTTCTACGCCGACAACACCCGGATGCTCTATGGCGACGCGCAAAACGTCCTCACCCAGCTCACCCAGGCCCTAAAGAAGCTTTAGGCCAGGCTTGGGCCGGACCCCGGGAGGTTCCCGGGGTCTTCTTCTTGACGCTTCCCCGGGCCTCCTGCTATAGTGCCTAGTGCGGTCGGTCCGCGGTAGCTCAGCTGGTAGAGCGGCCGGCTGTTAACCGGTTGGTCGCAGGTTCGAGTCCTGCCCGCGGAGCCAGGTGGGGGCCTTAGGGCCCCCTGGGTCTTTTTTTGGGGGGGAAGAGAGGGTATAATCATCCTTCGTGCGGCCTGCCGGGCCCGGAAAGGAGGTGTGGATGCGCAAGTACGAGGTGAACATCATCCTGAGCCCCAACCTGGACCAGACCCAGCTCGCCCTGGAGAAGGAGATCATCGGTAAGGCCCTCGAGGCCTTCGGCGCTCGGGTGGAGAAGGTGGAGGAATGGGGTGTACGCCGCCTGGCCTACCCCATCGCCAAGGACACCCAGGGCTACTTCCTCTGGTACCAGGTGGAGATGCCCGAAGACCGGGTGAACCACCTAGCCCGGGAGCTTCGCCTAAGGGATAACGTGCGCCGGGTCATGGTGGTGAAAACTCAGGAGCCCTTCCTCGCCAAGGCGTAAACTGTTCCCATGGCACGAGGCCTGAACCGGGTATTTCTCATCGGAACCCTTACCGCCCGTCCGGACATGCGCTACACCCCTGGGGGCATGGCCATTTTGGACCTAAGCCTCGCGGGCCAGGGTACCCTGTGGGATGCCTCTGGGGAAAAGGAGGTGTCCTGGTACCACCGGGTGCGCCTTTTAGGGCGGCAGGCGGAGATGTGGGGGGACGTCCTGGAAAGGGGCCAGCTGGTCTTCGTGGAGGGGCGGCTGGAGTACCGGCAGTGGGAGCGGGATGGGGAGAGGCGGAGCGAGCTCCAGATCCGGGCGGACTTCATCGATCCCCTGGAGGCCCGAGGGCGGGAAACCGTGGAGGATGCCCGGGGCCAGCCCAGGCTCCGCCACGCCCTAAACCAGGTGATCCTCATGGGTAACCTCACCCGCGATCCCGATCTGCGCTACACCCCCCAGGGGACGGCGGTGGTCCGGCTGGGCCTGGCGGTGAACGAGCGCCGTCCGGGCCAAGGGCCGGATGGGGAAAAGACCCATTTCATAGAGGTTCAGGCCTGGCGCGACCTGGCCGAGTGGGCCTCCGAGCTCAAGCGGGGTGAGGGGCTTTTGGTGATCGGCCGTTTGGTGAACGACTCCTGGACCAGCTCCACCGGGGAGAGGCGCTTCCAGACCCGTGTGGAAGCCCTCAGGTTGGAGCGACCCACCCGTGGGCCTGAAAGAGCCGGCGGAAGCAGGCCCCAAGAGCCAGGGCGCTCTGTCCAGACGGGTGGGGTGGACATTGACGAAGGATTGGAAGACTTCCCGCCGGAGGAGGATTTGCCGTTTTGAGCACGAAGAACGCTAAACCCAAGAAGGAGACGCAGAAGCGTCCTTCCAGGAAGGCCAAGGTCAAGGCCAGCCTGGGGGAGTTTGATCTGAAGGACTACCGCAACGTGGAGGTGCTGAAGCGGTTCCTGTCGGAGACGGGGAAGATCCTTCCCCGCCGCCGCACGGGGCTCACCGCCAAGGAGCAGCGCATCCTGGCCCGGACCATCAAGCGGGCGAGGATTTTGGGGCTTCTTCCCTTCACGGAGAAGCTGGTGCGCAAATAGGGGGTGGACATGAAGGTCATCCTGCTTGAACCCCTGGAAAACCTGGGCGATGTGGGCCAGGTGGTGAACGTGAAGCCCGGCTACGCCAAGAACTACCTCCTGCCCCGGGGCCTGGCGGTCTTGGCCACGGAGAGCAACCTGAAGGCCCTGGAGGCCAAGATCCGCGCCCAGGCCAAGCGCCTGGCGGAGAGGAAGGCGGAGGCGGAGCGTCTTAAGGAGATCCTGGAGAACCTCACCCTCACCATCCCGGTGCGGGCGGGGGAGACCAAGATCTATGGCTCCGTTACCGCCAAGGATATCGCCGAAGCCCTTTCCCGGCAGCACGGCATCACCATTGACCCCAAGCGCCTGGTGCTGGAAAAGCCCATCAAGGAGCTGGGGGAGTACGTCCTCACCTACAAGCCCCACCCCGAGGTGCCGATAGCCTTGAAGGTGAGCGTGGTGGCCCAGTAGGGGCCATGGGTCCGGCAGGCTGCGGGGACCCCTGGACAGCCGGGGGTCCTTAAGCTTTTCCTATGCGGCGCGTGCTGATCACGGGAGCGGGTAGCGGCATCGGCCTGGCCACGGCCCGACTCTTGGCCCAAAAGGGCTTCCGGGTCCATGGGGGAGTGCGCAAACCGGAGGATGCGGCGGCCCTTAAGGCGTTGGGGGTGGAGCCCCTTTTCCTGGATGTGACCCAGGAGGAAAGCCTTCTGAAGGCACGGAAGGCTTTGGAGAAAGAGGGTTTGGACGGCCTGGTGGCCAACGCCGGCATCGTGGTGGCTGGCCCCTTGGAGCTGGTTCCCCTTCCCGTTTTCCGCCAGGCATGGGAGGTGAACGCCCTGGGGGCTTGGGCCACGGTGAAGGCTTTCCTTCCCCTCCTCCGCCAGGGCCAGGGGCGGGTGGTGTTGATGGGTTCCGTTTCCGGCCTGGTGGCCCTGCCCCTGATGGGGCCTTACGCCGCCAGCAAGTTTGCCCTCGAGGCCCTGGCGGATGCCCTGAGGGTGGAGCTCCTTCCCTTTGGGGTGAGGGTGGTCTTGGTGGAACCGGGGCCCGTGGCCACCCCTATCTGGGAACGCTCGGAACGCTGGGCGGCCACCTACTTGGAGCCCCCTCCTCCCGGTACGGAAGGGGTGTATGGCCGCTACCTGGAGGTGGCCCGCAAGATGGCCAGGGCCAGCGCCAAAAGGGGCCTGCTCCCAGAAAGGGTGGCGGAGGTGGTGCTTAGAGCCCTTCTTAGTCCTAGGCCCAAGGCCCGCTACCTGGTAGCCCCTAGGTAACCCTCCTTTTGCGCCGCCTGCCCGAGGCCTTAAGGGACTGGTTTTGGTCCACCTCTTGACCTAGGCCAGCTCCAGGGCCACCAGGAGGACCAGGTGGCCCCTCGTTTCTCCAACAGGCCCTCGAGGCTCCTGAGGGGGAGGTGCTTGCGGAAAACCGCCAGCACCTCGTCCATGAGGGTTTCGGCCACCCTGGGGTCCAGGGATTCGGGGTGGAGCTCCAAGAGCATCTCCAGCCGGTTTTCCAGGTCCATGTCCCTAGCTTAGGCTCCCCTTGTCAGGGCCCGGTCAGGGGACGGTCATACCACCGCGCCCGGGCTTGCCCCAGGACAGGGGCCCTAGAAAAGCCCTTCTGTAGACCCCGCCTTGGAGGGACTGGGGGAACGATAGAGGGGATGGGGAATCAGGGGGTAAGGCCTGATACTTTGCCCGAGCTTTTCCCTGGCGTATGCTTAGGGACGTGGAGTTCCTGGTGGAGGACCTCGGCTTGGTGCCCTACGCGGAGGCCTGGGAGTACCAGAAAAGGGTGCATCAGGAGGTGGTGCGAGGAGAGCGCCTTCCCACCCTGCTCCTTCTGGAGCACCCCCGGGTCATCACCCTAGGCCGGAAGGCCACGGGGGAGAACCTCCTTTTCCCCGAAAGCTGGTATAGGGAGAACGGCTTTGAACTCTACTGGGTGGAGCGGGGCGGGGATGTCACCTATCATGGGCCGGGGCAGCTGGTGGGCTACCCCATCTTCCCCGTGGGCCGGGAGGTGCGCCGCTTTCTGCGGCAGATAGAGGAGGCTATGGTAAGGGTGGCGGCCTCCTATGGCATCGAGGCCTACCCCACCCCGGGGTATGCGGGGGTCTGGGTGGGGGAGGAGAAGCTTTGCGCCATCGGGGTGGCGGTGAAGGAGGAGGTGAGCTTCCACGGCTTTGCCCTCAATGTGAATACCGACCTGAACGATTTTTCCGTCATCATCCCCTGTGGGCTTAAGGGCAAAGGGGTCACCTCCTTGGCCAAGCTCCTGGGCCGCCCGGTGCCCATGGAGGAGGTCAAGGAGAGGGTGGTGGCGGCCGTGGCGGAGGTTTTCGGGATGCGGCCCCTTAAGGAGGTGCACGGTGAAGCCCAAGTTTGAGACCGTGGAGCTTTCCACCCCCACGGGGGAGGTGGTGGAGCTTAAGGTGGTGAAGCGCGGCCTGGCCCAGGCCCGGCCAGAGCCCGTGGACCGGCAGAAGCCCGCTTGGCTCAAGGCCACCTTGCCCACGGGAGCCAAGTACCAGGCCCTGAAGGCCACGGTGAACGAGCTCAAGCTGCACACCGTCTGCCAGGAGGCCCTTTGCCCCAACGTGGGGGAGTGCTGGAGCCACGGTACCCTCACGGTGATGATCCTAGGAAGCATCTGCACCCGGGCCTGTAAGTTCTGCGCCGTGGACACGGGGAATCCTAGGGGCATCGTGGACCCGGAGGAGCCCAGGAGGGTGGCGGAGGCCATCGCCCGGCTCAATATCCGCTACGTGGTCCTCACCAGCGTGGACCGGGATGACCTCCCCGATGGCGGGGCGGCCCATTTCGCCGCCACCATCCGGGCCATCAAGGAGAGGGCTCCCGGGGTCTTGGTGGAGGCCCTTACCCCCGATTTCCAGGGGGACCTGAAGGCGGTGGAAACGGTTTTGGATGCGGGCCCTGAGGTCTATGCCCAGAACCTGGAAACCGTGCGCCGCCTCACCCCTAAGGTGCGGGACCCCCGGGCGGGCTACGAGCAAACCCTCAAGGTCCTGGCCCACGCCAAGCGTTACCGGCCCGGGGTTCTCACCAAGAGCAGCCTCATGCTGGGCCTGGGGGAGGCGGAGGAGGAGATCCTCGAGGCCATGCGGGACCTGAGGGAGGCGGGGGTGGACATCCTCACCCTGGGCCAGTACCTGCGCCCCACCCCGGCCCACCTGCCCGTGGAGCGGTACGTACCCCCTGAGGACTTCAGGCGCTATGAAGCCTGGGGATATGAGTTGGGTTTTAGGGAGGTCTTCGCCGGACCCTTAGTGCGAAGCTCCTACCGGGCGGATAGGGTCTTCCTGGAGGCCTCCCGGAGGTAGGGGGGTCCTTGGGTAGCCTGAGGCCATGACCGGAAGCCGCACCGCCACCCCCCTTTTCCTCCTGGACCTCCTGGCCCTGATTCTGTTTGCCCTAGCGGGGCTTCTATCCCATGGCCAACCCATCAGCCTAGGGGGCCTGGCCCGCAACGTCCTCCCGGTGCTTTTCGTCTGGTTGCTCCTTGCCCCTTTTCTCAGAACCTACCACCAGCCCACCTGGAAAAACCTCCTCCTCACCTGGGCCCTGGCCTTCCCTGCAGGGCTGTGGCTTAGGCAGATGGTCCTGGGCCTGGGGTTTGGGGTGGGGTTTCTCGTCTTCCTGGGCGTGGCCATGGCCTTTAGCCTCCTCTTCCTCCTCCTCTTCCGGGGCCTCGCCAAGCTCCTCAGGCTCTGGTAAAAAGGGGACATGGATCAGCCCTTAGAGAAGGTGGCCTTCCTCGGCCTCGGGGCCATGGGCTACCCCATGGCCGCCCATTTGGCCAAGCGGTTTCCCACCTTGGTCTGGAACCGCACCTTTGCCAAGGCCCTAAAGCACCAGGAGGAGTTTGGCTCCCAGGCCGTGCCCCTGGAAGGGGTGGCGGAGGCTAGGGTGATCTTCACCTGCCTGCCCACCACCAAGGAGGTGGTGGAGGTGGCGGAAGCCCTTAGGCCCCACTTGCGACCTGGCACCTACTGGGTGGACGCCACCAGCGGGGAACCCGAGGCCAGCCGGAGGTTGGCGGAGCGCCTTTTGGAAGGGGGCGTGGTCTACCTGGACGCCCCGGTTTCCGGCGGAACCCTAGGGGCGGAGAAGGGCACCCTCACGGTGATGATGGGGGGGCCCCTCGAGGCGGTGGAGAGGGTGAGGCCCTTCCTGGCCTACGCCGCCAAGGTGGTCCACGTGGGGCCCGTGGGGGCGGGGCACGCGGTGAAGGCCATCAACAACGCCCTTTTGGCGGTGAACCTCTGGGCGGCGGGGGAAGGACTCCTCGCCTTGGTGCGGCAAGGGGTTTCCGCGGAGAAGGCCCTCGAGGTCATCAACGCCTCCAGTGGCCGCTCCAACGCCACGGAGAACCTGATCCCCCAAAGGGTCCTCACCCGCGCCTTCCCCAAGACCTTCGCCTTGGGCCTGTTGGTGAAGGATCTGGGCATCGCCATGGGGGTTCTGGACGGGGAGAAGGCCCCAAGCCCCCTCCTCCGCCTCACCCGGGAGGTGTACGAGATGGCCAAGAGGGAGCTGGACCCAGAGGCCGACCACGTGGAGGCCCTTAGGCTTTTGGAGCGCTGGGGCGGGGTGGAGATCCGCTAAAGGCTTTCGATTCCTTGGCCGAGTTGGGCTCACCTCGGGGCTTGACGCGGGGGTAGGGCGGCCTTAGCATGTCTAATATGAAAGACAATGTGTCCTATTATATAGGACAGAGGCTTCAACGGCTGCGCCAGGCTAAAGGGCTTACCCTGTCGGGCTTAGCGGCCAAAGCTGGGGTGGCTAGATCCCTGATATACGCCTTAGAGGCGGGAAGAGCCAACCCTACCCTCGCCACCTTGTGGGCTTTAGCCCAGGCCTTGGAGGTTCCCTTCAGCGAGCTGGTTCAGGCCCAGCCCGTAGGAGAGGAAGGCCTGGCTGTTCAACTTATTGAACAAAGCCGAGAGCGCGGGGGTGGTACCCTGGAAGTCTACCGTATGGATCTCTATCCCCATTCCCTGCGCCATGCGGAGCCCCACGAGTCTGGCATTTGCGAGCGGGTGATTGGCCTAAGGGGAAAGGCCCGGGTGGGGCCACCCCCAGGCAAGGAGGTGGGTCCAGGGGAAGAGGTGGATTTTCCTGGGGATGTCCCCCATCTGTATGCCAGTGAGGAAGGAGCAAGCCTCTTGGTTTTTCTCCACTATCCACCAGTTTTTTGGCCCAAGGGGGAGATGGGTAGCGAGGAAAAGGCCTCTTTGGCTTTACGGGAGGTGGGCCTGGGGGTGGGAGGGGTGGTCTTGGAGGGCCGCTGGCTTGCGCCGGGGTTTTGGGAGGGGGTTTTTGTTCGTTGGGGAGGGAGCCGTACCTACCTCTTCAGCCTGCCTTTCGCCCCCCTGCCCCGTTTCGCGGGCCGGGGGCTTTTGGGCGAGGCTTTCGCCCTACTCCACGCCCCCGTTGAAGACCTGAGGCCTTATCGGGAAAGCTCCAGCCTCCTTCTGCGGGCTTTGGCCTGGGAAGGGCTGCTTCTCAAGGGCGAGGTGGCGGATCCAACGCCTCTTCTCTTCAAAACGCCCGAACCCCTTGCCGATTCCTCCGCAGAAGGCGGTTGGGAAAGCCGCATACCCGTAGACCTCTATACCCAGGTGGAGCTTCTGCACCCCGGGTATGCCAGGCAACCCCTTTTCCTGGCACACGGGTTGGAAACCCTGGGCTTGACGGAGGGGCGGGTTTTGGATGTGGGTACGGGACCCGGCCATCACCTCTTGTTGCTCCTAGAGCTCCTTCCCCGCTTAAAACCGGTGGCGGTGGAACCCAGTTTGGCCTCGAGGCAAGCCCTGGCCCAGCTGCTTCCAGGGGTAGAGGTTTTGCCCGTGGACTTTACCGGGCTGGAAGTAGGGGAAGCCTTCCCCTTGGTCCTTTCCGTGGGGTCTAGCCACCGCATGTCTACTTGGAATTTTCTGGATAAAGCTTATCGGCTCCTACGCCCCGGGGGGTTTTTGGCGGTAGCGGACGAGTTTGTGAGTCCCTTTGCTACCCGGGAGGAACGGATCCGCCACCTGGTGCTTCACCACACGGCCTATCTGGTCCCCTTCCCTTTGGAGGATTGCGAGGCCCTTTGGGCCTTACGCATCTTAGCTTTGCAAGGGGAGACCAGGGGCCTTAGGAGGTTGGCGGAGGAGGCTTTGCAGGAAGTGCGGGCTTGCTCGGGCCCTTTTGCCTCCTTTGCCAGCCTAGAGTTGCAGGCTTTGCTGGCGGGATTGGACTACGAGGTGGAAACAAAGACCTCTGCAGCGCGTTTTCTAGAGTTGGCCTCAGCTGCGGGTTTCCAGGTGGAGCAACATCTCCGCCTTTTTGCCACCCATGGGAGTGGTCCTTGGGATGGGGGGACCCACCTTTTCCTCCTAAGGAGGCCAGGGTGAGGCGGGGTTTAAAGGCCGCCTGGCCCATTGCCCTGGGCTACTTCCCCGTGGCCGTGGCCTTCGGCGCCCTGGGGACCCAGGCGGGGCTTCCCTACCCTTGGGTCCAGCTCACCTCCCTCCTGGTCTTCGCCGGGGCCAGCCAGTTTGCCCTGGTGGGGCTTCTGGCCCAGGGGGTACCACCCCTCTTGGCGGCCTCCTTGGGCCTTCTCCTAAACCTACGCCACGCCTTCTACGGCCCTGCCCTCAGGCCCTACCTAAAAGGAGGACCCCTAGAAGCCTTTTTCCTCACGGATGAGGTCTTCGCCCTGGCCCTAAAGGCCCTTCCCGGCCTCCTTCCAAGGGAGCGGCGGGGCTACTTCCTCGGCCTGGGCCTGGGCGCCTATCTTTCCTGGAACCTAGGCACCGCCATGGGGGCCTTGGGGTCCAAGGGGCTTCTGGCCTGGCCGGCTTTGGGAGCGGCCCTTTCCTTCGCCCTTCCGGCCCTCTTCCTCCTCCTGGCCCTGCCCCACCTTAAGAACCCCGCGGCCCTCCTGGCGGGCGGGGTGGCCCTGGCCTTCCACCTCCTGGGCCAGACGGCCTGGGGCCTGTTCCTGGCCGGGGTCCTGGGGCTTCTTTGGGGGAGGAAGCCATGACCCTGGCCCTCTTTCTCCTGGCCCTGGGCACCTTCCTCCTCCGCTTCCTGCCCTGGCGGGGGGAAAAGAGCCTGAGGGCCGGCCAGGCGGGGCCAGCCCTGGTGGTGGCCCTTTTCCTGGTCTCGGCCTTCGGCCCACCCCCTTCCCCCGGGTGGCTCCTCACCGCCTTGGCCCTTTTGGGCACCTACCTGGGGGCGCGGCTTACGGGAAACCTGGGCCTGGCCGTCTTCCTGGGCGTGGGGCTTTACGGCCTCTTGTATGGCCTTTGGCCGTGATAGGCCGCCCTTACCGGTTGAGGATGTGGATGGCCTGCTTGTGCAAGGCCTCCGCCGCCTCCATGAGGCTTTCGGAAAGGGTGGGGTGGGGGTGGACCGTGAGGGCCAGGTCGGTGACCGTGGCCCCCATCTCCAGGGCCAAGGTGGCCTCGGCGATGAGCTCCCCCGCCTGGGGCCCCACCATGAAGACCCCTAGGAGGAGGTCCGTTTCCGCATCCCCCACCACCTTGATGAGGCCCTCTGCGCTTCCCAGGGTGAGGGCCCGGCCGCTGGCGGAAAGGGGAAACCTCCCCACCTTCACCTTGTACCCCGCCTTCCCCGCCTCCTCCTCCGTAAGCCCCACCCCGGCCCACTCGGGGCCGGTGTAGACCACGCTGGGCACCTGGCAGTCAAAGAGGGCGTTTTTCCCGGCGGCGTTTTCTGCGGCCACCAGGCCCTCTTTCATGGCCTTGTGGGCCAAGAGGGGAGGCCTGGCCACGTCCCCGATGGCGTACACCCCTGGGGCGGAGGTCTCCATGCGGGCGTTCACCTGGATGAAGCCCCGCTCGTCCACCTTCACCCCGGCCTTCTCCAGGCCTAGGCCCTCGGTGCGGGGCTTCCGGCCCACCGCCACCAGGACCTTGTCCACCACGATCTCCTCTTGCTTTCCCCCTTGGGCGGGCTCCAAGAGAACATGGAGGCCATCCCCCTTCTTCTCGTAGCCCAGCGCCTTGGTGCCCGTGCGCACCCTAATCCCTTCCTTCTCCAGGGCCTTGCGCAGGAGGGCGGCGGTTTCCCGGTCCCCTGCCGGGAGGATCTCGGGCATGTACTCAATGAGGGTTACCTCCGAACCCAGGCGGCGGTAGATCTGGCCCAGTTCCAACCCCACCGCCCCGCCCCCGATCACCAAGAGGCGCTTGGGGATTCCCTCTTCCACCTTTAGGGCCCGGGTGGAGTCCCAAACGTCCTCCCCGAAGGGGAAACCCTTTAGGGGCATGGGCTCGCTTCCCGTGGCCACGATGAGGCTTTTGGCCCCGTAGGTTTCCCCGTTTACCTCGATCTCCTTGGGGCCCTTAAAGCGGGCGAAGCCCCGCAAAAGCTCCACCTTGTTGCCCTTTAGAAGCCCGGCCACCCCCCCGGTGAGCTTCCTCACCACCCCATCCCGCCAGGTGCCAAGCTTTTTGAAGTCCAGCTCGGGCTTAGCCTTCAGGCCAAAGCCCTCGGCCGCCTTCAGGTGGTGGAGGGTTTCCGCCGCGTGGAGGAGGGCCTTGGTGGGGATGCACCCCACGTTGAGGCACACCCCCCCCACCTCGGCGGCTTCCACCGCCAGAACCTTAAGCCCCAGCTGCGCCCCCCGGATGGCGGCGTGGTAGCCCCCGGGCCCGGTGCCGATCACGATGAGGTCGTAGGTCTTCATGGCGTCCATCCTACATTTCCAGAAGGAGAAGGTCGGGGTTTTCCAATAGCCGGATCACCTCCCGGGTAAAGGAGGCGGCCTCGGCCCCGTCCACCAGGCGGTGGTCAAAGGAAAGGGAGAGGTACATGATGTCCCGGGCCTGGATGGAGCCGTCCGGCATCACCCAAGGCCGCTTCCGGATGGAGTGGACCCCCAGGATGGCGGCCTCGGGAACGTTGATGATGGGAAAGCTCATGAGGGCCCCCACGGAGCCGATGTTGGTGACGGTGAAGGTGGAGCCGCTCACCTCCTCGGGGGTGAGCTTCCCCTCCCGGGCCCTGGCGGAAAGCTCGGCGATCTCCTGGGCAAGTTCCAGGATATTCTTGCGGTCCACATCCCGCACCACGGGCACCACAAGCCCCCTTTCCGTGGCCACCGCCAGGCCCAGGTGGTAGTAGCGCTTGTAGACGATCTCCTGCCTTTCCTCGTCCAGGCTGGTGTTCAGCATGGGGTACTTCTTCAAGGCCCGCACCACCGCCTTGAAGATGAAGGGGAGGTAGGTGAGCTTCACCCCCTGGCGCTCGGCCTCGGGCTTCAGCCGTTCCCTAAGGGCCACCAGCTCTGTGAGGTCGGCCTCGTCCACGTTCAGGGTGCGCACCGTGTAGAGGTGGCTTTGCCAAAGCCCCTGGGCGATGGTGCGGCGGATGCCCCTTAAGGGAACGCGCTCCTCCAGCCCCTCATAGCCCTTGGGGGGGGTGTAACGGGGCGGGGGAGGGAAGCCTGAGGGAAGGGGTGCTGGGGCCTCCCTGGGGGCTTCCGGCGGGGGTGCGGCCTGGGCCTTAAGCCTTTCCGCATAGGCCCGCACGTCCTCCACCCGGATGCGGCCCATGGGGCCCGAGCCCGGGATGGCCTCGAGGGGAATCCCCAGCTCCCGGGCCAGCCTTCTGGCGGCGGGCACCGCCAGGATGCGGCCTGGGCCTGGCCCCTCCTTGGGGGCTTCCCTTTGGGCCTCGAGGAAGGGGTTCTTCACCGCCACCTGGGTGGTGTCCGGCTTGAAGAGGGAGAGGTCCTCCTTTTCCTCCTTGGGGGGGAGCCCGGGCTCCACGATGGAGCGCTCTTCCACCGCTTGCACCGGCGGAGCTTCCGGTTCCTTTACCCCGGCCACCGTTTCCCCGGGCTCGGCCAGGAGGGCCAGGGGAGCGTGCACCTTGACCACCTCCCCCTCCTTGGCCAGCTTTTTCAGAAGCACCCCCTCGTAAGGGGAGGGCAGCTCCACCGTGACCTTGTCGGTCATCACCTCCA belongs to Thermus albus and includes:
- the lipB gene encoding lipoyl(octanoyl) transferase LipB; amino-acid sequence: MEFLVEDLGLVPYAEAWEYQKRVHQEVVRGERLPTLLLLEHPRVITLGRKATGENLLFPESWYRENGFELYWVERGGDVTYHGPGQLVGYPIFPVGREVRRFLRQIEEAMVRVAASYGIEAYPTPGYAGVWVGEEKLCAIGVAVKEEVSFHGFALNVNTDLNDFSVIIPCGLKGKGVTSLAKLLGRPVPMEEVKERVVAAVAEVFGMRPLKEVHGEAQV
- the lipA gene encoding lipoyl synthase, which codes for MKPKFETVELSTPTGEVVELKVVKRGLAQARPEPVDRQKPAWLKATLPTGAKYQALKATVNELKLHTVCQEALCPNVGECWSHGTLTVMILGSICTRACKFCAVDTGNPRGIVDPEEPRRVAEAIARLNIRYVVLTSVDRDDLPDGGAAHFAATIRAIKERAPGVLVEALTPDFQGDLKAVETVLDAGPEVYAQNLETVRRLTPKVRDPRAGYEQTLKVLAHAKRYRPGVLTKSSLMLGLGEAEEEILEAMRDLREAGVDILTLGQYLRPTPAHLPVERYVPPEDFRRYEAWGYELGFREVFAGPLVRSSYRADRVFLEASRR
- a CDS encoding DUF3054 domain-containing protein, encoding MTGSRTATPLFLLDLLALILFALAGLLSHGQPISLGGLARNVLPVLFVWLLLAPFLRTYHQPTWKNLLLTWALAFPAGLWLRQMVLGLGFGVGFLVFLGVAMAFSLLFLLLFRGLAKLLRLW
- a CDS encoding NAD(P)-dependent oxidoreductase, which produces MDQPLEKVAFLGLGAMGYPMAAHLAKRFPTLVWNRTFAKALKHQEEFGSQAVPLEGVAEARVIFTCLPTTKEVVEVAEALRPHLRPGTYWVDATSGEPEASRRLAERLLEGGVVYLDAPVSGGTLGAEKGTLTVMMGGPLEAVERVRPFLAYAAKVVHVGPVGAGHAVKAINNALLAVNLWAAGEGLLALVRQGVSAEKALEVINASSGRSNATENLIPQRVLTRAFPKTFALGLLVKDLGIAMGVLDGEKAPSPLLRLTREVYEMAKRELDPEADHVEALRLLERWGGVEIR
- a CDS encoding helix-turn-helix domain-containing protein, translated to MKDNVSYYIGQRLQRLRQAKGLTLSGLAAKAGVARSLIYALEAGRANPTLATLWALAQALEVPFSELVQAQPVGEEGLAVQLIEQSRERGGGTLEVYRMDLYPHSLRHAEPHESGICERVIGLRGKARVGPPPGKEVGPGEEVDFPGDVPHLYASEEGASLLVFLHYPPVFWPKGEMGSEEKASLALREVGLGVGGVVLEGRWLAPGFWEGVFVRWGGSRTYLFSLPFAPLPRFAGRGLLGEAFALLHAPVEDLRPYRESSSLLLRALAWEGLLLKGEVADPTPLLFKTPEPLADSSAEGGWESRIPVDLYTQVELLHPGYARQPLFLAHGLETLGLTEGRVLDVGTGPGHHLLLLLELLPRLKPVAVEPSLASRQALAQLLPGVEVLPVDFTGLEVGEAFPLVLSVGSSHRMSTWNFLDKAYRLLRPGGFLAVADEFVSPFATREERIRHLVLHHTAYLVPFPLEDCEALWALRILALQGETRGLRRLAEEALQEVRACSGPFASFASLELQALLAGLDYEVETKTSAARFLELASAAGFQVEQHLRLFATHGSGPWDGGTHLFLLRRPG
- a CDS encoding AzlC family ABC transporter permease; its protein translation is MRRGLKAAWPIALGYFPVAVAFGALGTQAGLPYPWVQLTSLLVFAGASQFALVGLLAQGVPPLLAASLGLLLNLRHAFYGPALRPYLKGGPLEAFFLTDEVFALALKALPGLLPRERRGYFLGLGLGAYLSWNLGTAMGALGSKGLLAWPALGAALSFALPALFLLLALPHLKNPAALLAGGVALAFHLLGQTAWGLFLAGVLGLLWGRKP
- a CDS encoding branched-chain amino acid transport — its product is MTLALFLLALGTFLLRFLPWRGEKSLRAGQAGPALVVALFLVSAFGPPPSPGWLLTALALLGTYLGARLTGNLGLAVFLGVGLYGLLYGLWP